Proteins encoded within one genomic window of Dyadobacter chenhuakuii:
- a CDS encoding glycosyltransferase family 4 protein, translated as MKISFVGTFPPRECGIGTFTKNLYDAVNSAPGADGPNTALVVAMDDNGQHYDYPKEVKLTIRQEEQADYLEAASFINISGADICVLQHEFGIFGGQNGIYILPFLYRLKIPLIVTLHTVLKNPSYNERAVMIEICKIAQRVVVMTRKAVDMLMEEYGVAESKIEQIAHGVPDIQFDQQSVKKEFKLLSRKVLLTFGFIGRNKGIEIALKALPAVVAKYPQLVYIVLGKTHPNVIRHSGEEYRIFLLGLVKKLGIEKHVIFMNEFVDQTELFKYLSASDIYITPYTNEAQITSGTLSYAIGAGSAVISTPYWHAAELLSEGRGRLFPFNDVQALSEVFLDLLDHPDTMMQLRSNAFNYGREITWPKIGAKYAKLAEKIVSEQPDVQAETETILDLLALPPFLLDHVQRLTDDTGIIQHAKYGIPNLKEGYCLDDNARALLMVLMTYKRNKNPLALKLSPTYLSYINYMQNPDGAFRNFLSFNRNFLDEVGSEDSFGRTIWALGYLLGNAPNDAYYQTGRDIFFDASPNFVKLQSIRSIANTIVGICHYLKSNSGDEGMIEVLRQLTNRLMVDYELNRTDDWHWYESLLAYDNAFLPLAMLHAAEFLNDERVNQIALESMEFLSKITLNNGYLSIVGNEKWYLKDGESSMFAQQPLDALAMVLMFHQAFRLTSDPAYVQQLNTCFMWFLGENDLRISLYDFETKGCCDGLERYGVNRNQGAESTLAYLISHLSVLEAFEELTKLKAAHP; from the coding sequence ATGAAGATTTCGTTTGTAGGCACATTCCCGCCACGGGAATGCGGAATTGGCACCTTTACCAAAAATCTGTATGATGCTGTCAACTCCGCACCAGGGGCAGATGGCCCAAATACTGCGCTAGTGGTAGCGATGGATGACAACGGGCAGCATTATGACTATCCAAAAGAGGTGAAACTGACCATCCGGCAAGAAGAACAAGCTGATTACCTGGAAGCCGCAAGTTTTATCAATATCAGCGGGGCCGACATCTGCGTTTTGCAGCATGAGTTCGGGATTTTCGGGGGGCAAAACGGCATTTATATACTCCCGTTCCTTTACCGTCTGAAAATTCCGTTGATCGTCACTTTGCACACAGTGCTGAAAAACCCTTCCTATAATGAGCGGGCTGTGATGATTGAGATCTGCAAAATCGCCCAAAGGGTCGTCGTAATGACCAGGAAGGCGGTTGATATGCTGATGGAAGAATATGGTGTTGCCGAAAGTAAAATCGAGCAAATTGCGCACGGCGTTCCGGATATACAATTTGACCAACAGTCTGTCAAAAAAGAATTCAAGCTTCTATCCAGAAAAGTCCTTCTCACATTTGGATTTATCGGGAGAAACAAAGGCATTGAAATTGCGCTGAAAGCCCTGCCTGCGGTGGTTGCAAAGTATCCGCAGCTGGTTTATATCGTTCTAGGCAAAACGCACCCGAACGTGATCCGGCATTCAGGTGAAGAATACCGGATTTTCCTGCTAGGATTGGTTAAAAAGCTAGGCATTGAAAAGCATGTCATTTTCATGAACGAGTTTGTTGACCAGACTGAGCTTTTTAAATATCTCTCCGCCTCTGACATTTACATTACACCTTACACCAATGAGGCACAGATCACAAGCGGAACATTGTCCTATGCCATTGGTGCAGGATCTGCCGTGATTTCTACGCCCTACTGGCATGCTGCCGAATTGCTTTCCGAAGGCCGCGGCAGATTGTTTCCGTTCAACGATGTCCAGGCTCTAAGTGAAGTATTTCTTGATTTGCTTGATCACCCGGATACAATGATGCAATTGCGTAGTAACGCATTTAATTACGGACGAGAGATTACCTGGCCCAAGATCGGTGCAAAATATGCGAAGCTTGCTGAAAAAATTGTGTCGGAACAGCCGGATGTGCAGGCAGAAACGGAAACAATCCTGGATTTGCTGGCCTTGCCTCCATTTTTGCTGGACCATGTACAACGGCTCACCGACGATACGGGAATCATTCAACACGCCAAATACGGCATTCCGAATTTGAAAGAAGGTTATTGCCTGGATGATAATGCGAGGGCGCTTTTGATGGTGCTGATGACCTATAAAAGGAATAAAAACCCGCTGGCACTCAAATTATCCCCTACTTACCTGAGCTATATCAATTACATGCAAAACCCGGACGGCGCGTTCCGGAATTTCCTGAGTTTCAACCGTAATTTCCTGGATGAAGTGGGTTCAGAAGATTCGTTTGGCAGGACAATATGGGCATTGGGCTATCTGTTAGGAAATGCACCTAATGACGCTTATTATCAAACCGGGCGGGATATTTTCTTTGACGCTTCACCCAATTTCGTGAAGCTGCAATCCATCCGGAGCATTGCCAACACCATCGTAGGCATATGTCATTATCTGAAAAGCAACTCAGGGGACGAAGGAATGATTGAGGTTTTGCGGCAGTTGACAAACCGGCTCATGGTGGATTATGAACTGAACCGGACGGATGACTGGCATTGGTATGAATCGCTTCTGGCTTATGATAATGCTTTTTTGCCTCTCGCAATGCTGCACGCTGCCGAGTTTTTGAATGATGAAAGAGTCAATCAAATTGCTTTGGAGAGCATGGAATTTCTTTCGAAAATCACTTTAAACAACGGCTATCTTTCTATTGTAGGTAATGAAAAGTGGTATCTTAAAGATGGCGAAAGTTCAATGTTTGCCCAGCAGCCACTGGATGCATTGGCTATGGTGCTCATGTTCCACCAGGCGTTCCGGCTGACGAGCGATCCCGCTTATGTCCAACAGCTTAATACATGTTTTATGTGGTTTTTAGGTGAAAACGATCTCCGTATCAGTCTTTATGACTTTGAAACCAAGGGCTGCTGTGATGGTCTGGAAAGATATGGCGTAAACAGGAACCAGGGAGCAGAGAGCACATTGGCTTATTTGATTTCTCATCTAAGCGTTTTGGAAGCATTTGAAGAGCTGACCAAGTTAAAAGCGGCTCACCCATGA